TCGCCGTCGACGAGGAACGAGCAGCGCAGCAGCACGCGCGTGAGCTCGCCGGGGTGCCGCTCGCGCACCGCGCCGAGCGCGTCGGCGAGCGTGGCCGCGTCGTACGGCTCCTCGGCCACTCCCGCGGCGGCCTTCGCGGCGGCCCAGTAGCGCACCGTGACCTTTGCCATCTGGTTCCTCAATCAGTTGACGGTGAACACCGTCAGGCTAGCCCGCCTTGGAGACCGCCCAGGCGCCGATCCGGCCCAGCAGGGCCTCGTCCGACGCGTGCTCCGCGTGGCCCATGCCGGGTTCCAGCCAGAGTTCGCCGTGGTCACCGGCGGCCCGGGCCAGCATCCGCGGGTGGTCGAGGGGGAAGTAGCCGTCCCGGTCGCCGTGCACGAGGAGGAGCGGCGTCGGGGCGATCCGCGGCACCGCGTCCACCGGCGACAGCGGCTCCGGGTCCCAGGCCAGGTGGTGGATGCGGGTGCGGAAGCCGTAGCGGCCGACGAACCGGCCCTCGGGGCGCGTCACCATCCAGTGCAGCCGGCGCATCGGCGCCGTGCCCCGGTAGTACCAGCGGGCGGGCGCGCTCACCGACACCACGGCGTCCGTCCGCGCCGCGCTGTCCGGGCCGTACAGCGCCGCGTGCCGCAGCACCACCGAGCCGCCCATGGAGAAACCGACCGTCACCACGCGCGCGTGCCCGAAGCCGCGTGCCCACGCGACGGCCGCCGCCAGATCCAGGACCTCGCGGTCGCCGACCGTCGACCGTCCGCCGGAGGCACCGTGGCCCCGGAAGGAGAAGGTGACCACGGCGCCGTACCGGGCGAACGTCCGCGCGATGCGTAGCACGTGCGCCTCGTCCGCGCCCGCGGTGAAGCCGTGCGCGACGACGAACACCAGGTCGGAGGGGTCACCGCCGGTCGCCGCCGGCTTGTACACGGCGTCGATCCGGACCCCGTCGGCGCTGCGCAGGAAGGTGCGTGCGGGCATGCGGCGGGGCGCTCCCCCCGGCGTCTCGGAATGCGGACGATTCCCTGGACGAGAGGTGGAACGCGCCACATGACCTGACGCTCGGTAGCTCATGTCGGCTATTCTGCTGCGTAGAGGACTCGGGCAAAGTAGCCCCCGGGTCCTTTTGTGCTTCCAGGAGCGTGGCCGATCGTTCACCTCCCGGACGCACAGCGGGCCCCACGGGCACGGGATCCGCACCGTACGAAGCAGTGCCGTAAACGTCCTCGCAGGGACCGAGGAGGAACCAGACGTTATGGGCGAGCGAAGCGTGCACGACCGTAGGACGACCCAGGCAGGTGGGGCGCGATGAGCTCTCTGCTGCTCCTCACCAATGCCCTTCAGCCGTCGACGGAGGTGCTCCCCGCCCTCGGCCTGCTGCTGCACAACGTCCGCGTGGCTCCGGCGGAGGGCCCGGCCCTCGTCGACACCCCCGGCGCCGACGTGATCCTCGTCGACGGGCGCCGTGACCTTCCCCAGATCCGCAGCCTGTGCCAGTTGCTGCGGTCCACGGGGCTCAGCTGTCCGCTGGTCCTCGTGGTCACCGAGGGCGGCCTCGCCGCCGTCACCGCCGACTGGGGCATCGACGACGTACTGCTGGACACCGCGGGACCGGCGGAGGTCGAGGCGCGGCTGCGGCTGGCCATGGGCCGCCAGCAGATCGTCGGCGACGACTCCCCGATGGAGATCCGCAACGGCGACCTCTCGGTGGACGAGGCGACGTACTCCGCCAAGCTCAAGGGCCGGGTCCTGGACCTGACCTTCAAGGAGTTCGAGCTGCTCAAGTACCTCGCCCAGCACCCGGGCCGGGTCTTCACCCGGGCCCAGCTGCTCCAGGAGGTGTGGGGCTACGACTACTTCGGCGGCACCCGCACGGTCGACGTGCACGTACGGCGGCTGCGCGCCAAGCTCGGCCCCGAGCACGAGTCGCTGATCGGCACCGTCCGCAACGTCGGCTACCGCTTCGTCACGCCGGAGAAGCCGGAGAAGGCGAAGTCCGAGAAGACGGAGCGGGAGAAGCCGGAGCGCGAGAAGGCGGCGCCCGCCGGGGCGGAGGCCCCGGACACGGCGGCGGCAAGGTCATCCAAGGTGTGATACGCCCTGCCCGGAGCGGGTCCATCCGCGTAGACTCCGCGCGTGGCCAAGGTGACTCGGGATGATGTGGCGCGGCTGGCGGGAACTTCCACCGCCGTCGTCAGTTATGTCATCAACAACGGACCCCGGCCGGTCGCCCCGGCCACGCGCGAGCGTGTCCTCGCCGCGATCAAGGAGCTGGGGTACCGCCCGGACCGGGTCGCCCAGGCCATGGCGTCGCGGCGCACGGACCTCATAGGCCTGATCATCCCGGACGCCCGCCAGCCCTTCTTCGGGGAGATGGCGCACGCCGTCGAGCAGGCCGCCTCCGAGCGCGGGAAGATGGTCCTGGTCGGCAACACGGACTACGTCGGCGAGCGCGAGGTCCACTACCTGCGGGCCTTCCTCGGGATGCGCGTCTCCGGTCTGATCCTGGTCAGCCACGCCCTGAACGACCTGGCCGCCGCCGAGATCGACGCCTGGGACGCCCGGGTCGTCCTGCTCCACGAGCGGCCCGAGGCCATCGACGACGTCGCCGTGGTCACCGACGACCTCGGCGGCGCCCAGCTCGCCGTGCGCCACCTGCTGGAGCACGGCTACGAGTACGTGGCCTGTATGGGCGGCACCGCCGAGACCCCGTCCGTCGGCGACCCCGTCTCCGACCACGTCGAGGGCTGGCAGCGCGCGATGAAGGAGGCCGGGCTGTCCACCGAGGACCGGCTCTTCGAGGCGCCGTACAACCGCTACGACGCCTACAAGGTGGGCCTGGAGATCCTGGCCGGGCCGCGCCGCCCGCCGGCGATCTTCTGCTCCACCGACGACCAGGCCATCGGCCTGCTGCGGGCCGCCCGCGAGCTGCGCATCGACGTGCCGGGCGAGCTGGCGGTGGCCGGCTTCGACGACATCAAGGAGGCGGATCTCGCCGACCCGCCGCTGACGACGGTCGCCTCGGACCGTCCGGCGATGGCGCGGGCCGCCGTCGACCTGGTCCTGGACGACGGCCTGCGGGTCGCGGGCTCCCGGCGCGAGCGGCTGAAGGTGTTCCCGTCGCAGCTGGTCGTACGGCAGTCCTGCGGCTGCGTGTAGCACCCGCCCGGCAGCCGTCCTTGTATCGGGCATACGAGGTTCTGCCGGGCTTCTCAGGCGGCACTCAGGCCGCTCTCATCCTCGGGCGCGAAGCTCATGGACATGACCGAGAGCCTCCGCCGCAACGGCGAGTACGAGCACGCGCAAGAGAACCCGTACGGGAACCCGTACCAGGGCGCCCAGCAGCACGCCTCCTCTCCCGTCAACCCCGAGTGGCCGCCCCCGCCGGCCCAGCCGCCCGCGGCACCCCACGCCGGGTTCGCCGCCGACGGGCAGCCCGAGCAGCCGCCGCGGAGGCGCCGGGCCCGTCGCGGCCCCGTCGCGCTGCTCGCGGCCGTGGCCATCGTCGCGGCGGCCATCGGCGGCGGCACCGCGTACGGCATCCAGGAGCTGGCCGGCGGCGACACCGTCGCCTCCGCCACCAGCACGAACGTGGTGCCCTCCAGCCAGAAGGGCACGGTCTCCGGGGTCGCGAAGGCGGTCAGCCCCAGCATCGTCGAGATCAGCGCCACCTCGAACGCCGGCTCGTCCACCGGTTCCGGCGTGATCATCACCGACGACGGCGAGATCATCACCAACAACCACGTCGTCTCCGGCGCCTCGTCGGTCAAGGTGAGGACCAGCGACGGCAAGCAGTACACCGCCGAGGTCGTCGGCACGGACAGCAGGAAGGACCTCGCGCTGATCAAGCTGGAGAACGCCTCCGGTCTGAAGGCCGCGAGCCTCGGCGACTCGGACGCCGTCGGGGTCGGCGACCAGGTCGTCGCCATCGGCTCGCCCGAGGGCCTGACCGGCACCGTGACCAGCGGCATCGTCTCGGCCCTCGACCGCGACGTGACCGTCTCGACCGACGAGGGGCAGCAGCAGCAACAGCAGGGGCAGGGCGGCGGCCAGTGGCCGTTCGAGTTCGGCGGCCAGGAGTTCAACGGCGACACCGGCTCGTCCACGACGACGTA
The Streptomyces sp. NBC_01723 genome window above contains:
- a CDS encoding MoaD/ThiS family protein; its protein translation is MAKVTVRYWAAAKAAAGVAEEPYDAATLADALGAVRERHPGELTRVLLRCSFLVDGDPVGTRGHDTVRLADGGTVEVLPPFAGG
- a CDS encoding alpha/beta hydrolase translates to MSYRASGHVARSTSRPGNRPHSETPGGAPRRMPARTFLRSADGVRIDAVYKPAATGGDPSDLVFVVAHGFTAGADEAHVLRIARTFARYGAVVTFSFRGHGASGGRSTVGDREVLDLAAAVAWARGFGHARVVTVGFSMGGSVVLRHAALYGPDSAARTDAVVSVSAPARWYYRGTAPMRRLHWMVTRPEGRFVGRYGFRTRIHHLAWDPEPLSPVDAVPRIAPTPLLLVHGDRDGYFPLDHPRMLARAAGDHGELWLEPGMGHAEHASDEALLGRIGAWAVSKAG
- a CDS encoding response regulator transcription factor, which translates into the protein MSSLLLLTNALQPSTEVLPALGLLLHNVRVAPAEGPALVDTPGADVILVDGRRDLPQIRSLCQLLRSTGLSCPLVLVVTEGGLAAVTADWGIDDVLLDTAGPAEVEARLRLAMGRQQIVGDDSPMEIRNGDLSVDEATYSAKLKGRVLDLTFKEFELLKYLAQHPGRVFTRAQLLQEVWGYDYFGGTRTVDVHVRRLRAKLGPEHESLIGTVRNVGYRFVTPEKPEKAKSEKTEREKPEREKAAPAGAEAPDTAAARSSKV
- a CDS encoding LacI family DNA-binding transcriptional regulator, producing the protein MAKVTRDDVARLAGTSTAVVSYVINNGPRPVAPATRERVLAAIKELGYRPDRVAQAMASRRTDLIGLIIPDARQPFFGEMAHAVEQAASERGKMVLVGNTDYVGEREVHYLRAFLGMRVSGLILVSHALNDLAAAEIDAWDARVVLLHERPEAIDDVAVVTDDLGGAQLAVRHLLEHGYEYVACMGGTAETPSVGDPVSDHVEGWQRAMKEAGLSTEDRLFEAPYNRYDAYKVGLEILAGPRRPPAIFCSTDDQAIGLLRAARELRIDVPGELAVAGFDDIKEADLADPPLTTVASDRPAMARAAVDLVLDDGLRVAGSRRERLKVFPSQLVVRQSCGCV
- a CDS encoding S1C family serine protease; this encodes MTESLRRNGEYEHAQENPYGNPYQGAQQHASSPVNPEWPPPPAQPPAAPHAGFAADGQPEQPPRRRRARRGPVALLAAVAIVAAAIGGGTAYGIQELAGGDTVASATSTNVVPSSQKGTVSGVAKAVSPSIVEISATSNAGSSTGSGVIITDDGEIITNNHVVSGASSVKVRTSDGKQYTAEVVGTDSRKDLALIKLENASGLKAASLGDSDAVGVGDQVVAIGSPEGLTGTVTSGIVSALDRDVTVSTDEGQQQQQQGQGGGQWPFEFGGQEFNGDTGSSTTTYKAIQTDASLNPGNSGGALIDMNGNIIGINSAMYSATEASASAGSVGLGFAIPVNTVKADLPDLRAGASN